In the Mya arenaria isolate MELC-2E11 chromosome 11, ASM2691426v1 genome, one interval contains:
- the LOC128208394 gene encoding zinc finger MYM-type protein 1-like — translation MFKRMFETATATACPEATGTAPSEHANSMDLDLSATESDSTKPGQAQPVKSTHSGPSYPDIATAASGELEAKWKWSILKDTWTDCHMFNFPSRSIHGKMRKLSSSWLTDHPWLRYSISTDALFCAPCFVFGRKDAKEKTFISTPVKDWSNLAKYVKRHELAESNHHNVTAMAEHFLDIQSGKMELITSSVSDSHRRLVEQNRHILRKIIEVIVLCGKQNIAIRGNTEERSNFLAILHSKAADDPILAQHLNVPENRRATYTSPDIQNELICLCAEQIQIEIVQACNDAVCFALIADESTDKSTKEQVSVCLRFVQRGSGSQQFRVREDFLGFVQASRTTGEVLAELLLTSLENHGIEVDKMRSQAYDGAANMSGKHRGVQARIRQRVPSALYVHCRAHCLNLAVMHSSKDPCIRSVMTTVQEVGFAFDYSAKRLNFFVDELAADQDAQEKLKKRTKLRTLCETRWTSRADALSTFKSAYSVVVHALEQLQEDGDDKAGQHLASIMKFDFIIGLVVAEHVMQSTVPLSYLLQAVDCDLLEATRESQTLIRQFQNERADPNVWEALFQSAKDIAAEFEIEPSMPRLAQRQRNRANPPANDPQQYWQRALYFPFLDHLCQELSDRLIVAEERFRAQYLIPSKLNLCTDGMVDLIFAGYSVDLPQGNQSFHNEVRRWKARWQLMDENDKPSTLGETVASTNPDLYKGVYTVLTILLTMPASSATAERSFSVMRRVKTYLRSTMRTERMTGLALMHVYRDVNIDIDQVVSKFAGSKSRRLDFV, via the exons ATGTTCAAGCGGATGTTTGAAACCGCGACAGCGACTGCGTGCCCAGAAGCAACCGGCACGGCACCTTCGGAGCATGCAAACAGCATGGACCTAGATCTATCTGCCACAGAATCTGACAGCACCAAACCTGGACAGGCTCAGCCAGTTAAGTCTACCCACAGTGGTCCTTCATATCCTGATATAGCTACTGCGGCAAGTGGAGAACTTGAAGCAAAGTGGAAATGGTCGATATTGAAAGACACATGGACTGACTGCCATATGTTCAACTTTCCCTCAAG AAGCATCCATGGGAAAATGAGAAAGCTGTCATCAAGCTGGTTGACAGACCACCCCTGGCTCAGATACTCGATTTCTACAGATGCCTTATTCTGCGCCCCCTGTTTCGTATTTGGACGGAAAGATGCGAAGGAGAAAACTTTCATCAGTACACCAGTGAAGGATTGGTCCAACCTAGCCAAGTACGTCAAGAGGCACGAATTAGCAGAGTCAAACCATCACAATGTTACAGCTATGGCGGAACATTTTCTTGATATACAATCAGGTAAGATGGAACTCATCACAAGTTCTGTATCGGACAGTCACAGACGCCTAGTGGAGCAGAACCGCCATATTCTCAGGAAAATTATAGAAGTAATCGTCCTTTGTGGTAAGCAAAATATCGCTATCAGAGGTAATACAGAAGAACGAAGCAATTTTTTAGCCATACTGCATTCAAAGGCAGCAGATGACCCTATCCTAGCACAGCATCTAAATGTTCCAGAAAATCGTAGGGCAACATACACATCGCCCGACATACAGAATGAACTGATCTGTTTGTGTGCTGAGCAGATACAGATCGAAATTGTGCAGGCATGCAATGATGCAGTATGTTTCGCTCTTATAGCCGATGAGTCGACCGACAAGTCAACAAAAGAACAGGTGTCCGTGTGTCTGCGATTTGTCCAACGTGGAAGCGGTTCCCAGCAATTTAGAGTCCGTGAAGATTTTCTTGGATTTGTTCAAGCAAGTAGAACAACTGGCGAGGTACTTGCAGAACTACTCTTGACCTCTCTTGAAAATCATGGAATCGAAGTAGATAAGATGCGGTCTCAGGCTTATGATGGTGCCGCAAATATGTCTGGAAAGCACAGGGGCGTACAGGCACGAATTCGTCAACGGGTGCCGTCTGCGCTGTATGTACACTGTAGAGCCCACTGCCTCAACCTAGCAGTTATGCATAGCAGCAAGGACCCATGCATAAGGTCAGTGATGACAACTGTGCAAGAGGTAGGGTTTGCATTTGATTATTCGGCCAAAAGACTAAACTTCTTTGTTGATGAACTTGCTGCTGACCAAGACGCACAGGAAAAGCTGAAGAAACGCACCAAACTGAGAACTCTGTGTGAAACTAGGTGGACTAGCCGAGCCGATGCCCTCTCAACGTTCAAGTCAGCATACAGCGTTGTTGTTCATGCCCTTGAACAGCTACAGGAGGATGGCGATGACAAGGCAGGCCAACACTTGGCGTCGATCATGAAGTTTGACTTCATAATCGGACTGGTCGTTGCTGAGCACGTTATGCAAAGTACAGTTCCGTTGTCTTATCTTCTTCAGGCAGTCGACTGCGATTTGCTTGAGGCAACGCGAGAAAGTCAAACCCTCATCCGCCAGTTTCAAAACGAAAGGGCAGACCCTAATGTCTGGGAAGCATTGTTTCAGAGCGCTAAAGATATTGCAGCAGAATTTGAGATTGAACCTTCAATGCCCCGTCTTGCTCAACGCCAACGAAACCGGGCAAACCCACCGGCCAATGATCCACAGCAGTATTGGCAGCGAGCTCTCTACTTCCCTTTCTTGGACCATTTGTGTCAAGAACTTAGCGACAGATTGATTGTGGCCGAGGAAAGATTCCGTGCACAGTACTTGATTCCATCCAAGTTGAACCTTTGCACAGACGGAATGGTGGATCTCATTTTTGCGGGGTATTCGGTGGACCTACCTCAGGGAAACCAGTCATTCCATAACGAGGTTAGGCGGTGGAAGGCTAGATGGCAATTGATGGATGAAAATGACAAACCAAGCACATTGGGTGAAACTGTAGCATCAACCAATCCGGATCTTTACAAGGGAGTTTATACAGTACTCACCATTCTTCTGACCATGCCGGCATCATCTGCTACTGCTGAACGGAGCTTTAGCGTTATGCGCAGGGTGAAAACCTACCTGAGGTCGACGATGCGGACAGAGCGCATGACAGGACTTGCCCTGATGCACGTATATCGGGAtgttaacattgacattgaccaGGTAGTGTCTAAATTCGCTGGAAGCAAAAGCCGAAGGCTTGACTTTGTTTAA